In Deltaproteobacteria bacterium, a single genomic region encodes these proteins:
- a CDS encoding prepilin-type cleavage/methylation domain-containing protein encodes MIVTAILGILAAVAIPAVSAYFRRAKTAEARIQLSKLFDSTSAYFNAEHVDRGDVQTISSGAGVTNAASHRCPTPTGSPASGAAGLTPAIDCNLGPGGRCVPSGTGGGGPGYYDIRDWSDNDIWNALNFGQEQAHFFHYDFQAANDLDGYGSCTFTAQAFGDLDADLTYSTFERTGAADRNGINAGAGLYIDQIVE; translated from the coding sequence ATGATCGTCACCGCGATCCTCGGCATCCTCGCCGCGGTCGCGATCCCGGCGGTGTCGGCCTACTTCCGTCGAGCCAAGACCGCCGAGGCGCGCATCCAGCTGTCGAAGCTGTTCGACTCCACGTCGGCGTACTTCAACGCCGAGCACGTCGATCGCGGCGACGTCCAGACCATCTCGTCTGGCGCGGGGGTCACCAACGCGGCGTCGCACCGCTGCCCGACACCAACGGGATCGCCGGCGAGCGGTGCCGCCGGACTCACACCCGCGATCGACTGCAACCTCGGCCCCGGTGGACGCTGCGTGCCGTCGGGCACTGGCGGCGGTGGCCCGGGCTACTACGACATCCGCGACTGGTCCGACAACGACATCTGGAACGCGCTGAACTTCGGACAGGAGCAGGCGCACTTCTTCCACTACGACTTCCAGGCCGCCAACGACCTCGACGGCTACGGCAGCTGCACGTTCACGGCCCAGGCGTTCGGCGATCTCGATGCCGATCTGACCTACTCGACATTCGAGCGCACCGGCGCGGCAGACCGCAACGGCATCAACGCCGGCGCGGGTCTGTACATCGACCAGATCGTCGAGTGA